Proteins co-encoded in one Juglans regia cultivar Chandler chromosome 16, Walnut 2.0, whole genome shotgun sequence genomic window:
- the LOC109004510 gene encoding coproporphyrinogen-III oxidase 1, chloroplastic — protein MSPATSAIAAYSSSSYAPFNLSPLTSSSSPTWAKPKSNSHLLPVAHLTSTRRTLLRFPSFSFNSDKPSLMIPSAISIEKETPETHRPSTFLRESDDVLTTLSSSSSSVRARFEKMIRDAQDTVCEAIEAVDGGAHFKEDVWSRPGGGGGISRVLQDGAVWEKAGVNVSVVYGVMPPEAYRAAKASADDQIKPGPVPFFAAGISSVLHPKNPFAPTLHFNYRYFETDAPKDAPGAPRQWWFGGGTDLTPAYIFEEDVKHFHLAQKSTCDKFDPTFYARFKKWCDDYFYIKHRGERRGLGGIFFDDLNDYDQEMLLSFATECANSVVPAYIPIIQKRKDMPFTDQHKAWQQLRRGRYVEFNLVYDRGTTFGLKTGGRIESILVSLPLTARWEYDHQPEEGSEEWKLLDACINPREWI, from the exons ATGTCACCTGCAACAAGTGCCATTGCCGCCTACTCATCTTCCTCTTACGCTCCTTTCAATCTTTCCCCTCTCACCTCCTCATCATCACCCACTTGGGCAAAACCTAAATCAAATTCCCACCTTTTGCCCGTAGCACATCTAACTAGTACTAGAAGAACCCTCCTACGCTTCCCTTCTTTTTCGTTTAATTCTGATAAGCCCTCTCTCATGATTCCTTCTGCCATCTCTATTGAGAAGGAAACCCCAGAGACCCACCGCCCTAGCACTTTTCTCCGCGAATCTGACGATGTTCTCACcaccctctcttcttcttcatcttccgtGCGGGCCCGCTTTGAGAAGATGATTAGGGACGCACAGGACACCGTCTGCGAAGCCATCGAAGCAGTTGACGGAGGTGCCCACTTCAAGGAGGACGTCTGGTCGAGGCCTGGCGGCGGCGGCGGCATCAGCAGGGTTCTACAAGACGGCGCAGTTTGGGAAAAGGCTGGGGTTAATGTCTCCGTTGTCTACGGGGTCATGCCTCCCGAAGCTTATCGTGCCGCTAAGGCCTCCGCTGATGATCAGATCAAGCCGGGTCCCGTTCCCTTCTTCGCCGCCGGAATTAGCTCT GTTTTACATCCGAAGAACCCATTTGCCCCAACATTGCATTTTAACTATCGGTATTTCGAGACTGACGCTCCCAAAG ATGCCCCCGGAGCACCAAGACAGTGGTGGTTTGGTGGCGGAACCGATTTGACTCCTGCCTACATTTTTGAGGAGGATGTGAAGCATTTCCATTTG GCTCAGAAAAGTACTTGTGACAAATTTGATCCTACCTTCTATGCTCGATTTAAGAAGTGGTGTGATGATTATTTCTATATCAAG CACCGTGGTGAGAGACGGGGACTGGGTGGAATATTTTTTGATGATCTAAATGACTATGATCAAGAGATGCTTCTTTCCTTTGCCACAG AATGTGCAAATTCTGTGGTTCCTGCTTACATACCAATCATACAGAAAAGGAAGGATATGCCATTCACAGACCAGCACAAGGCATGGCAGCAATTGCGAAGGGGGCGCTATGTAGAATTCAATTTG GTTTATGATCGGGGAACCACATTTGGACTGAAGACAGGAGGTAGAATTGAGAGTATTCTTGTTTCTCTCCCTCTAACTGCTCGGTGGGAATATGACCAT CAACCGGAAGAGGGAAGCGAAGAATGGAAACTATTAGATGCCTGCATCAATCCAAGGGAATGGatctaa
- the LOC109004511 gene encoding probable RNA-binding protein 18 isoform X2, with amino-acid sequence MDPNGFIDEKCESRLYIGNLDLRVTEAALIKMFSPFGKIVSEDFLWHTRGPKRGAPRGFAFVQYSTKEEAKLAKEKMHGKLACGRPLVVRLASEKYLVETAEKSSKGMGESNKTSLSGSNSGQMSRGAKIAAIRNKLKALEEEESSGGKKQKLGESISCSEKLDLPSGNR; translated from the exons ATG GATCCTAATGGTTTTATTGACGAGAAGTGTGAAAGCAGACTTTACATTGGTAACCTTGATTTGAGAGTAACaga GGCTGCTCTGATTAAGATGTTCTCCCCCTTTGGGAAGATTGTATCTGAAGATTTCCTGTGGCATACTCGTGGCCCAAAACGTGGAGCACCAAGGGGTTTTGCTTTCGTCCAGTATAGTACGAAAGAG GAAGCTAAATTGGCCAAGGAGAAGATGCATGGGAAATTAGCTTGTGGCCGCCCATTGGTTGTCCGACTGGCTAGTGAGAAATACTTGGTGGAAACAGCTGAGAAGTCTTCCAAAGGAATGGGTGAGTCAAACAAGACAAGTCTTTCTGGTAGTAATTCAGGACAAATGAGTCGTGGGGCTAAAATAGCTGCAATCAGGAATAAATTAAAAgctttggaggaggaggagagctCAGGTGGAAAGAAGCAGAAGCTGGGGGAAAGCATATCCTGCAGTGAAAAGCTGGATCTCCCCTCTGGCAACAGATAA
- the LOC109004511 gene encoding probable RNA-binding protein 18 isoform X1 has translation MQDPNGFIDEKCESRLYIGNLDLRVTEAALIKMFSPFGKIVSEDFLWHTRGPKRGAPRGFAFVQYSTKEEAKLAKEKMHGKLACGRPLVVRLASEKYLVETAEKSSKGMGESNKTSLSGSNSGQMSRGAKIAAIRNKLKALEEEESSGGKKQKLGESISCSEKLDLPSGNR, from the exons ATGCAGGATCCTAATGGTTTTATTGACGAGAAGTGTGAAAGCAGACTTTACATTGGTAACCTTGATTTGAGAGTAACaga GGCTGCTCTGATTAAGATGTTCTCCCCCTTTGGGAAGATTGTATCTGAAGATTTCCTGTGGCATACTCGTGGCCCAAAACGTGGAGCACCAAGGGGTTTTGCTTTCGTCCAGTATAGTACGAAAGAG GAAGCTAAATTGGCCAAGGAGAAGATGCATGGGAAATTAGCTTGTGGCCGCCCATTGGTTGTCCGACTGGCTAGTGAGAAATACTTGGTGGAAACAGCTGAGAAGTCTTCCAAAGGAATGGGTGAGTCAAACAAGACAAGTCTTTCTGGTAGTAATTCAGGACAAATGAGTCGTGGGGCTAAAATAGCTGCAATCAGGAATAAATTAAAAgctttggaggaggaggagagctCAGGTGGAAAGAAGCAGAAGCTGGGGGAAAGCATATCCTGCAGTGAAAAGCTGGATCTCCCCTCTGGCAACAGATAA
- the LOC109004511 gene encoding probable RNA-binding protein 18 isoform X3, producing the protein MFSPFGKIVSEDFLWHTRGPKRGAPRGFAFVQYSTKEEAKLAKEKMHGKLACGRPLVVRLASEKYLVETAEKSSKGMGESNKTSLSGSNSGQMSRGAKIAAIRNKLKALEEEESSGGKKQKLGESISCSEKLDLPSGNR; encoded by the exons ATGTTCTCCCCCTTTGGGAAGATTGTATCTGAAGATTTCCTGTGGCATACTCGTGGCCCAAAACGTGGAGCACCAAGGGGTTTTGCTTTCGTCCAGTATAGTACGAAAGAG GAAGCTAAATTGGCCAAGGAGAAGATGCATGGGAAATTAGCTTGTGGCCGCCCATTGGTTGTCCGACTGGCTAGTGAGAAATACTTGGTGGAAACAGCTGAGAAGTCTTCCAAAGGAATGGGTGAGTCAAACAAGACAAGTCTTTCTGGTAGTAATTCAGGACAAATGAGTCGTGGGGCTAAAATAGCTGCAATCAGGAATAAATTAAAAgctttggaggaggaggagagctCAGGTGGAAAGAAGCAGAAGCTGGGGGAAAGCATATCCTGCAGTGAAAAGCTGGATCTCCCCTCTGGCAACAGATAA
- the LOC109004511 gene encoding uncharacterized protein LOC109004511 isoform X4 encodes MQEAKLAKEKMHGKLACGRPLVVRLASEKYLVETAEKSSKGMGESNKTSLSGSNSGQMSRGAKIAAIRNKLKALEEEESSGGKKQKLGESISCSEKLDLPSGNR; translated from the coding sequence ATGCAGGAAGCTAAATTGGCCAAGGAGAAGATGCATGGGAAATTAGCTTGTGGCCGCCCATTGGTTGTCCGACTGGCTAGTGAGAAATACTTGGTGGAAACAGCTGAGAAGTCTTCCAAAGGAATGGGTGAGTCAAACAAGACAAGTCTTTCTGGTAGTAATTCAGGACAAATGAGTCGTGGGGCTAAAATAGCTGCAATCAGGAATAAATTAAAAgctttggaggaggaggagagctCAGGTGGAAAGAAGCAGAAGCTGGGGGAAAGCATATCCTGCAGTGAAAAGCTGGATCTCCCCTCTGGCAACAGATAA